The genome window CCCTTCGGTGACCATCGCCCTGGCTATTTTCGGCACCTTCCCCAAGCGCAAGATCATCCCGTTCATCATCGCCCAGACCTTCGGCGCCTTTTGCGCGGCGGCCCTGGCATACTACCTGTACCAGAACCTTTTCGATATCGCCCTGGCGAAAGCCGCGGGCGACGCCGCCGCGAAAGTAGGCCTGGCCGGGACCTTCTGCACCTTCCCGAACCCGAATATCACCCTGACCCAGGCCGCCCTCACGGAGACGGTCATCACCGCCCTGCTCATGGCGCTCATCATGGCCCTGACGGACGACGGCAACGGCGTTCCCAGGGGCGCTTTGGCCCCGCTCCTCATCGGCATTCTGGTGGCGCTCATCGGCGCGACCTTCGGCCCGCTGACCGGGTTCGCCATGAACGCGGCCCGCGATTTCGGCCCGCGCCTCTTCGCGTATCTGGCGGGCTGGGGCCCGGACGTCATGACGGGGTACCCCTTGAGCGCCAACATCACCATTCCCTATTTCCTGGTGCCGCTCGTCATGCCCGTTATCGGGGCCTGCCTGGGGGCCTTCCTGTACAAGCTGATTATCGGCAAAAGTCTGGCCTGCAAGCT of uncultured delta proteobacterium contains these proteins:
- the glpF gene encoding glycerol facilitator (Evidence 2a : Function of homologous gene experimentally demonstrated in an other organism; PubMedId : 11039922, 11101882, 11226336, 11964478, 12629974, 12948772, 1372899, 14646142, 15004242, 2544860, 6998951; Product type t : transporter), giving the protein MERIRNSECGEYLAEFFGTFVFLLCGIGCVAALKLAGASFGQWEVSIVWGMAVTMGVYLTAGVSGAHLNPSVTIALAIFGTFPKRKIIPFIIAQTFGAFCAAALAYYLYQNLFDIALAKAAGDAAAKVGLAGTFCTFPNPNITLTQAALTETVITALLMALIMALTDDGNGVPRGALAPLLIGILVALIGATFGPLTGFAMNAARDFGPRLFAYLAGWGPDVMTGYPLSANITIPYFLVPLVMPVIGACLGAFLYKLIIGKSLACKLH